In Truepera sp., the sequence GATAGAGAGCGAGCCGCACGTCCGCCACGCTGAGCACGACGCCCAGCTCGCCCACAGTCATCACGCTGGCCACGGCGACCACGCCGGGCACGACGCTCACGGCGCGCACGCCGGCCACGGCGGGCACGACAAGCACGCCGGCCACTCGCCGGAGATGTTCCGCGACCGCTTCTGGGTCGCGCTCGTGCTGACGCTGCCCATCCTCTACTTCAGCGAGCAGTTCCAGGCCTGGTTCGGCTACCAGGCGGTAAGCTTCCCCGGCTCCGAGTGGGTCAACCCCGTGCTCGGCACCGTGCTGTACCTCTACGGCGGGCTCGTCTTCCTGCAGGGCGCCCGCCACGAGCTCGCCGCCAAGCAACCCGGCATGATGACGCTGATCAGCCTCGCCATCACCGTCGCCTACGTCTACAGCATGGCGGTGGCACTCGGCGTGCCCGGCATACCATTCTTCTGGGAGCTCTCCACCCTCATCGCCATCATGCTGCTGGGCCACTGGATCGAGATGGCCAGCGTGCAGGGCGCCTCCAGGGCGCTTGAGAACCTCGCCTCGCTAATCCCCCATACCGCCCACCGCATCGTGAACGGCGCCATCGAGGACGTGCCCGTGTCCGAGCTGCGCCACGGCGACCGCATCCTGGTGCGCCCGGGCGAGCAGCTCCCCGCCGACGGCGTGGTGACGGAGGGGCGCAGCAGCGTCAACGAGGCGTTCCTCACCGGCGAGTCCAGGCCCGTGCCCAAGGAGGAAGGCTCCGAGGTCGTGGCCGGCGCCGTCAACGGTGAGGGCGCCCTCACTGTCGAGGTCGCCCGCACGGGCGGCGAGACCACCCTGTCGCAGATCCAGCGCCTCGTCGAGGAGGCGCAGGCGTCGCGCAGCCGGTTCCAGAACCTCGCCGACCGCGCCGCCGGCTGGCTCTTCTACATCGCCGTGGCCGCGGGCGTCATCACCTTCGTGGCGTGGCTGGCCGCCTCCGGCGACCTGCAGCAGGCCATCGCCCGCACCGTCACGGTGCTGGTCATCGCTTGCCCCCACGCCCTCGGCCTCGCCATCCCGCTCGTGACCGTCAACGCCACCGCCATGAGCGCCGCCAACGGCATCCTGGTGCGCAACCGCGAGGCGTTCGAGCGCGCCCGCGACATCGGCATCGTCGCCTTCGACAAGACCGGCACCCTCACCGAAGGCAAGTTCGGCGTCAACGCCGCGCACGTCCACGGCATGGACGAACGCGACGCGCTAGCCGTCACCGCCGCGCTCGAGACGCGCAGCGAACATCCCCTGGCGCAGGCCATCGTGGAGGAGGCGCGCTCGCGCGGCCTGAGCCTGCCCGCGTCCCAGGACTTCGAGGTCGTGGCCGGCAAGGGCGTCAAGGCGCGCGTGGACGGCGTCACCTACACCGTCGGCCGCCCCGAGTGGGTCGAAGAGCAGGGGCTAGCGTTCCCCGAGGCGCTCAAGGGCGCCCTGGCGGAGGCGGAGGCGCGCGGCGAGAGCGCCATCGTCCTCATGAACGAGCAGACCGCCCTCGCCGTGTTCGGCCTCGCCGACCGCGTGCGCCAGCGGGCGAAGGACACCATCCGCGCCCTCAAGGCCGCCGGGGTCGAGCCCGTGATGATCACCGGCGACGCGGAGGCCGTGGCGCGAACCGTCGCCGCCGAGCTCGGCATCGAGCGCTACTACGCCCGCGTGTTGCCGGGCGAGAAGGCGGAGAAGGTGCGTGAGCTGCAGAAACGCGCGCGCACCGCCTTCGTGGGCGACGGCATCAACGACGCCCCGGCCCTGCTCGAGGCCGACCTGGGCATCGCCATCGGCGCCGGCACCAACGTCGCCATCGAATCGGCCGACCTGGTGCTCATCGAGAACGACCCGCTCGACGTGCTTGCCGCCCTCAAGCTCTCACGCGCCACCTACCGAAAGATGATGCAGAACCTGGCGTGGGCCACCGGCTACAACGCCGTCGCCATCCCCCTCGCCGCCGGTGTGCTGGCTGGCATCGGCTTCCTGCTCTCGCCGGCGGTGGGCGCCGTGCTCATGAGCGTCTCGACCATCGTGGTGGCGTTCAACGCCATGCTGCTGCGCCGCACCGACCTCTCCGCCGCGTGAGCCCCCGCTCCGCGCGCACCAGCGGACGCTAGCCGCCCGCCCCACAAGCGCCCAGGCGCCCTGGAAGCTAGCCCGGTCACGGCTTCCAGGGCGCCGTTCTGCAGCAGCGCGCTGCTCAAGTTCGCGCGTGCCCCTATTCGACGCGCGCCCGGGCCTGAAGGCGGAGCCGAGCTCCCGCAGCGCCCGAGCGACCCCGCGAGCGGCCGGGGTGGCTCGGGCCAGCGAGTGCTCCCCGGTCACCCCCGGCGGCGCCGTTCGACGCCCCGGCACGGGCGTGGCCCCGCCCACGCCACGCCGTCGAGCCTTACCGCGCGGGGCGGAGTGGGCGTTGGTGGTGCGCCGAGGGTCACGACGAGTCTCGCGCTCGCTCAGCCGGGGTAACTCGCGGGCGCCACCGACCGCCGGGTCTACCAGTGGGGGACGTTACCGCGGTCCCCGGTGAAGGCGCCGGGCTCGGCGTCGAAGCGCGCCCGGCAGCCTGGGCCGCAGAAGTGATAGGTCGCACCGCCGCGCGCCCGGGAGTACGGGGCGTAGCCGGCGTTCACGACCTGACCGCACACGGGGTCGATCCTCAGGTCAGTGTCGTCGGGAAGCCCATAACCCCTTGGTAGGGCGGGCGCGCCCCGGGTCTCGTCCAAGGCGGTCGGCGCGGTCATGGGCTCGCCAGCAAACGCACGCCGGTGACCGTCGCCCGGTAGGCGTGGCGGCTACGCCGGCCCTCATGTTCGATGGCTTCGAGCAGCCGTAGCGGATAGGCGCGCCGTGGATCGTAGACGACGCTCCCGCGCCCGCTTTCGAGCCGCACCTCGGCGCCGATCACACCTCGCACGGCGACGAGCGCGTTGCGAACGCGCGCCGCGCACGCGGGGCACCCCATGCCGGTGACGTCGAGAGAGAGGAGCGCCGGCGTGCCTCCAACTTGCGGGGCCGCTTCGGCCGCGACGGGCGCCAGGTGGCAGTCGTCGGGCCCCTGGCTGCGCTGGGTGCAGGGGGTTGTATGCTCGTGCTTCATGCACTGATCCTTTCCGGCGCCCGCGGGCGCCAAGCACTAACTTGCTCAGTCGACGACGATCACATGGCCGCGGAGCCTGCCCCTGTGGCAGCCGAAGGCGATGCGGCCGGCGCGCTGAGGGGTGAACTCCACGCTGACGGTCTAGTTCTCGGGTAGTTCGGCGCGCCGGTTGACGCCGTCGAAGATGACCAGCTCGCTGCAGGGGTTCGCCTCGCGGCGGGTGAAGTCGAGGCGCACCGGCCTGCCCTTCGCGACGAAGACCGCATCGGGGCCGTAGCCGCCTTGCACGGTGATGCGCGCCGCCTGAACGCCAGCCGCTTCGGGCACGATGGCGCCTTCGCGGTGGGCGAGCCACATTTCGCGGACGAGCCAAAGGACGACGGCTGCGCCCGCCAGGTTGCCGAGCCAGGCCGCAATTCTCATGAGCGCAACTCCTTTCGCGTGGGCTCGGGTCGGGCGGCGGTCGCGGCCCCGAAACGTTTCGGGCCCCAAGAATGCGCGTGCTGGCCGCCGCCCCAATTCGCCGCGCCCGGTCGGTCGTGGCGAAGGCGCCTAGGGCGGGCCAAGCCGTCGCCGCGAGGTGTCATCGGCGCCTTCCCCCACCTGGGCCTCGGCCGGCCGCCGCTCGGGCAGCCGCTCGTCGAGAGCACGCGCCTCTCGCATCATGAGCAGCACGGCGAACGGGCAGAGGGCCAGCAGGGCGAGCGGCACCCAGATCGGCAGCGACTCGCGCGTGAAGAGGACGGCCACCAGCGCGACCGTCGCGATGGCCCAAGCGAGGTGCCGGTGCATGTGGCGCACGTTCATAGAAGTTCAGCTCCTTTTCTACTCTCGTCGACCTGAAGGGCCGGCGGCGAGCCCGGGGTTCGGCGCCACGTGGGAGCGCCGCCCGCGCGGCGCCTAGTGGCGCCGGGACCCGTTCGCTCCCAGCGCGATGGCGAGCCCTGCTGGCGTCGGACTACGGGCGTCCACCCGGGCCGAGCCAGCGCCCACCGCCGATACCCCATGTTCCCGCACGGATGTTCAGGGCGTTCAAAGCTGATGCAAAGCTGGTGTTGCCTCGCCCGCGCGCCAACCGCCGCCGCCCCGGCGCGGCCGCGGGCGGCCAGGGCGTAGCATGAGAGCGAGAAGGGCAGGTAAGCATGCACCAGGAAAACCGGGCGGGGAGCGCGACGCGCGCCACCGCCAGCACGCCCACGAGCAAAGCGGGATCTCCTGAAACGTTCAAGGGCGGCGTCATCATGGACGTCGTCACCCCCGACCAGGCGCGCATCGCCGAGCAGGCGGGCGCCGTGGCGGTGATGGCGCTCGAGCGCGTGCCCGCCGACATCCGCTCCCAAGGCGGCGTGGCGCGCATGTCCGACCCCGGCCTCATCGAAGAGATCATCGAGGCCGTGTCGATCCCGGTGATGGCCAAGGTGCGCATCGGCCACTTCGTCGAGGCCCAGATCCTGCAGGCCATCGGCGTCGACTTCATCGACGAGTCCGAGGTCCTCACCCCCGCCGACGACGCCTACCACATCGACAAGCGCGCCTTCAGCGTGCCGTTCGTGTGCGGCGCCACCAACATCGGCGAGGCGCTCAGGCGCATCGGCGAGGGCGCCGCCATGATCCGCACCAAGGGCGAGGCCGGCACCGGCAACGTGGTCGAGGCCGTGCGCCACGCCCGCAGCGTCATAGGCGAGATCCGCGCCCTAAAGGGCATGGCCAGCGAGCAACTCATGACCTACGCCAAGGAGCATGGCGCCCCCTACGAGCTGGTGCGCTACGTCCACGAGCACGGCAAGCTGCCGGTAGCCAACTTCGCGGCCGGCGGCGTGGCCACCCCGGCCGATGCGGCCCTCATGATGCAGCTCGGTGTCGACGGGGTGTTCGTCGGCTCCGGCATCTTCAAGGCCGCCGCCAGCGAGACCGACGAGGGCCGCCGCCATCAAGCCTGGGAGCGCCGCGCCGCGGCCATCGTTAAGGCCGTGACGCACCACGACGACCCCGCCACCCTCGCGGAGGTCTCCAAGAACCTGGGCGAGGCCATGGTCGGCATCGGCATGGAGGCGCTCGCGGAGGACCAGCTTCTGGCGCGCCGGGGCTGGTGAGCGCCCGGAGCCGCGCGCTGACGCCCAGAACACGGCAGCCACGCCCTCGGACCCCTTGAAAACGCCACCGCCCTCACCTGGGCGAAGGCGCGCCGTGGCTCCTCACATAGCCTGTGGCCGCTGCTGAGCCTCAGCCACGGTGGGGCTTCGGAGCGCTCAGCGCCAAGGGCGGCCGCCACCTGCACCTCCGTCCAGCCGCGCGCTTTGCTCCCCTCGTAGTTCCGGCTCGCCACGCGCGCCTTGAGGCGGCGCTCCCGGGGTTAGGGAGGCCGAAGCCGGCGAAGACGTTGCCGCTGCCAGCCACGATGGCGTCGTCATCGACTTGCCCTGTTGCATCTTGAAGCGCACCTAGCAGCAGGAGCGGCGAGACGGATGAGCCGCCAACCCGGCTGGGACGCGGCCTACTCGCCAGTCGACTTCGCCAACAGTATCCCTCCGTTTATCGCACGACCCCGGCCCGCGCCTAGCGGGGAAACCCAGACTGATGACGGCGGCGAGGAAGGCCGCTCAAGCCGGCGACGTGCGGGCGGAAGCGTCACCGCTACCATGGGGCATGACGACGATCGGGCAGTTGGCGCGGCGCACGCGCGAGTCGGTGAAGACCCTCAGGTACTGGACGGACCTGGGCCTGCTGGCGGCCGAGCGCGGCGCCAACGGCTACCGCTACTACGGCGCCGGGGCCGCCGAGCGCGCGCAGTTCATCCGCGCCGCGCAGGCGCTCGGCCTCACGCTGCGCGAGATCGGGGACGTCCTCGCCGCGCGCGAGCACGCGCACCCGCCCTGCCAGGCGGCGCGCGACGTCCTGGCGCGCCACCTGCGCGACGTGCGCGAGCGCCTGGCGCAGTGGACGCGCCTGGAGGCGGAGCTCGCCGAGCGGCTGGCGTGGGCGGAGGCGCACCCGCGCCCCGCCTGCGAGGGCGAAGGCTGCGTCTACCTCGCCGACACGCCCGCCGCGCGCCCGGGCGCGGCCGCTTGACCCTTCCCCGCACTGGAGGGTCTAGCCTGCGCACATGGCCAGGGCAGAGAACTCCGATTACGACCTGTTGATCATCGGCACGGGCGGGGCGGGCACCGCCGCCGCCATCCGCGGCGCCGAGCTGGGCGCGCGCGTCGCCATCGCCGAGGGCGCGGTGGTGGGCGGCACCTGCGTCAACGTCGGCTGCATCCCCTCCAAGCTCCTGCTCGAGGCGGCCGCTCAGTTCCACGCCGCCCGCACCAGCTTCCCGAGTCTCGCCGGCGAGGCGCAAGCCGCCTGGCAGCGAGCGCAGGCGCGCAAGCGCGATGTGATCGCGCGCCTCCGGCAGAAGAAGTACCTCGACGTGCTCGCCGGCTACGAGGGCGTGACACTCCTGCGCGGGGAGGCCGCGCTCCTGGGGGCGGGCCGCGTGCGCGTGGGCGAGGCGGTGGTGGGCGCGCGCAGGGTGGTGCTCGCCACGGGCGCGGCGCCCGCCCTGCCGCCCGTCCCCGGCCTGGCGGAAGCGGGCGCCCTCACCAGCACCAGCGCCATGGAGCTTAAGGCGCTGCCGGCGTCGCTGATCGTGCTCGGCGCCGGCGCCGTCGGCCTGGAGCTGGGGCAGGCGTTCGCGCGCTTCGGCGTCAGGGTCAGCGTGCTCGAGGTCGCCCCGCGTATCCTGCCCGGCGAGGACCCCGAACTCTCGAACGCACTGGCGGACGCCCTTTCCGCCGAAGGGCTGGAGCTGCGCCCGGGCGCGCGCGTGACGCGCGTGGAGCGCGACGCGGCCGGCTACCGCCTGGAGGTCGAGCAGGGCGGCGCGGAAGAGACGCTGCACGCCGAGCAGCTCCTGGTGGCCACCGGCCGCCGCCCCAACACCGCCGGCCTCGGCCTGGGGGGCGCGGGGGTGGAGGTCGACGCGCGCGGCTTCGTGCGCGTCGACGAGTTCATGCGCACCTCGAACCCGCGCGTGTTCGCCGCCGGCGACGTCACCGGCGCGCCGCAGTTCGTCTACCTCGCCGCCGCGGCGGGCCGGGTGGCGGCGCAGGCCGCCCTCGCCGACCTCACGGGCGCGCCGGCCGCGCCGCTCGACGCGAGCACCGTGCCGCGCGTCACCTTCACCGACCCGCAGCTCGCCGCCGTGGGCTTGACGGAGGCGCAGGCGCGGGCGGCGGGACACGCCGTGCAAGTGGCGACGCTGCCGGCGGCGGCCATCCCGCGCGCGGCCGTCACCGGCTCCGACCGTGGCCTCATCAAGCTGGTGGCGGAGGCGCCCGGCGGCCGCCTGCTCGGCGCGCACCTCCTGACCGCCAACGCCGGCGACGTCATCGGCGAGGCCACGCTGGCAGTGCGCTTCGGCCTCACCAGCGCCGACCTCGCCACCACCCTCCACCCCTACCTGACGTGGGCGGAGGGCGTGAAGCTGGCGGCGCAGGCGTTCACCCAGGACGTGACCAAGCTCTCCTGCTGCGCCTGAGGAGCGCGCCCCATTGGGCCAGCACGCGGGCTGGGTAGGATGACGAGGTCGACCGGTTCACGAGGGAGGGGCGGGACTTGAGGATGCTGCACGCCATACCGGCCCTGCCGGTGCGCGACCTGGAGCGGAGCGTGGCGTTCTACCGCGACCAGCTCGGCTTCGCCCTGCTTCACGGCGAGGCGGGCTTCGCCGTCCTGCGGCGCGACGCCGTCGAGCTGCACCTGTGGACGGCCGGCGACGAGGCCTGGCGCCAGCGCCACGCCACAGCGCCGGTGCTGTCGGGCGCCGAGTCGTTCCTGGCCGGCACGGCGAGCTGCCGCATCGCCGTCACGGACGTGGACGCGCTCCACGCGGCGCTGCGGCCGCTGGGCGTGCTGCACCCCAACGCGCCGCTGCGCGACGAGTGGTACGGCGCGCGCGAGTTCGGGGTGCTCGACCCCGACCGCAACCTCATCACCTTCTACCAGCCGACACAAGACCCTGCCGCCTGAGCGGC encodes:
- a CDS encoding copper-translocating P-type ATPase, encoding MNDHDHHDHHGSATSTEDPWTEAIESEPHVRHAEHDAQLAHSHHAGHGDHAGHDAHGAHAGHGGHDKHAGHSPEMFRDRFWVALVLTLPILYFSEQFQAWFGYQAVSFPGSEWVNPVLGTVLYLYGGLVFLQGARHELAAKQPGMMTLISLAITVAYVYSMAVALGVPGIPFFWELSTLIAIMLLGHWIEMASVQGASRALENLASLIPHTAHRIVNGAIEDVPVSELRHGDRILVRPGEQLPADGVVTEGRSSVNEAFLTGESRPVPKEEGSEVVAGAVNGEGALTVEVARTGGETTLSQIQRLVEEAQASRSRFQNLADRAAGWLFYIAVAAGVITFVAWLAASGDLQQAIARTVTVLVIACPHALGLAIPLVTVNATAMSAANGILVRNREAFERARDIGIVAFDKTGTLTEGKFGVNAAHVHGMDERDALAVTAALETRSEHPLAQAIVEEARSRGLSLPASQDFEVVAGKGVKARVDGVTYTVGRPEWVEEQGLAFPEALKGALAEAEARGESAIVLMNEQTALAVFGLADRVRQRAKDTIRALKAAGVEPVMITGDAEAVARTVAAELGIERYYARVLPGEKAEKVRELQKRARTAFVGDGINDAPALLEADLGIAIGAGTNVAIESADLVLIENDPLDVLAALKLSRATYRKMMQNLAWATGYNAVAIPLAAGVLAGIGFLLSPAVGAVLMSVSTIVVAFNAMLLRRTDLSAA
- a CDS encoding YHS domain-containing protein — its product is MTAPTALDETRGAPALPRGYGLPDDTDLRIDPVCGQVVNAGYAPYSRARGGATYHFCGPGCRARFDAEPGAFTGDRGNVPHW
- a CDS encoding heavy metal-associated domain-containing protein, translating into MKHEHTTPCTQRSQGPDDCHLAPVAAEAAPQVGGTPALLSLDVTGMGCPACAARVRNALVAVRGVIGAEVRLESGRGSVVYDPRRAYPLRLLEAIEHEGRRSRHAYRATVTGVRLLASP
- the pdxS gene encoding pyridoxal 5'-phosphate synthase lyase subunit PdxS, with the translated sequence MHQENRAGSATRATASTPTSKAGSPETFKGGVIMDVVTPDQARIAEQAGAVAVMALERVPADIRSQGGVARMSDPGLIEEIIEAVSIPVMAKVRIGHFVEAQILQAIGVDFIDESEVLTPADDAYHIDKRAFSVPFVCGATNIGEALRRIGEGAAMIRTKGEAGTGNVVEAVRHARSVIGEIRALKGMASEQLMTYAKEHGAPYELVRYVHEHGKLPVANFAAGGVATPADAALMMQLGVDGVFVGSGIFKAAASETDEGRRHQAWERRAAAIVKAVTHHDDPATLAEVSKNLGEAMVGIGMEALAEDQLLARRGW
- a CDS encoding MerR family DNA-binding protein — its product is MTTIGQLARRTRESVKTLRYWTDLGLLAAERGANGYRYYGAGAAERAQFIRAAQALGLTLREIGDVLAAREHAHPPCQAARDVLARHLRDVRERLAQWTRLEAELAERLAWAEAHPRPACEGEGCVYLADTPAARPGAAA
- the merA gene encoding mercury(II) reductase, translating into MARAENSDYDLLIIGTGGAGTAAAIRGAELGARVAIAEGAVVGGTCVNVGCIPSKLLLEAAAQFHAARTSFPSLAGEAQAAWQRAQARKRDVIARLRQKKYLDVLAGYEGVTLLRGEAALLGAGRVRVGEAVVGARRVVLATGAAPALPPVPGLAEAGALTSTSAMELKALPASLIVLGAGAVGLELGQAFARFGVRVSVLEVAPRILPGEDPELSNALADALSAEGLELRPGARVTRVERDAAGYRLEVEQGGAEETLHAEQLLVATGRRPNTAGLGLGGAGVEVDARGFVRVDEFMRTSNPRVFAAGDVTGAPQFVYLAAAAGRVAAQAALADLTGAPAAPLDASTVPRVTFTDPQLAAVGLTEAQARAAGHAVQVATLPAAAIPRAAVTGSDRGLIKLVAEAPGGRLLGAHLLTANAGDVIGEATLAVRFGLTSADLATTLHPYLTWAEGVKLAAQAFTQDVTKLSCCA
- a CDS encoding VOC family protein, whose translation is MRMLHAIPALPVRDLERSVAFYRDQLGFALLHGEAGFAVLRRDAVELHLWTAGDEAWRQRHATAPVLSGAESFLAGTASCRIAVTDVDALHAALRPLGVLHPNAPLRDEWYGAREFGVLDPDRNLITFYQPTQDPAA